One segment of Nostoc piscinale CENA21 DNA contains the following:
- a CDS encoding serine/threonine protein kinase produces the protein MHEGTGTVVFRGRKKRQQQPVIIKLLKSEYPTLEEITRLRHEYKVLKDFVSERVVKAYKLEKYRNAFALILEDFSGQALSQILVSRQLTITECLKIAIALAETLIDLEQAAIIHKDIKPSNIIINVETQQVKLTDFGLSSRLFFRKTNYQQP, from the coding sequence ATTCATGAAGGTACAGGTACAGTTGTTTTTCGAGGTAGGAAAAAACGGCAACAACAGCCAGTAATTATTAAACTCCTCAAGTCTGAATATCCTACATTAGAAGAAATTACTCGTTTACGCCACGAATATAAAGTTCTCAAAGACTTTGTGAGTGAGCGCGTTGTCAAAGCTTATAAATTAGAAAAATACCGCAATGCTTTTGCCCTGATTTTAGAAGATTTTAGTGGTCAAGCTTTAAGTCAAATTCTGGTATCTAGGCAATTAACAATTACAGAGTGTTTAAAAATAGCAATTGCTCTGGCAGAAACATTAATCGATTTAGAGCAAGCAGCAATTATTCATAAAGATATTAAGCCCAGTAATATTATCATCAATGTAGAAACACAACAGGTAAAATTGACTGATTTTGGATTATCTTCCCGACTTTTTTTTAGAAAAACCAACTATCAGCAACCCTAA
- a CDS encoding Nif11-like leader peptide family natural product precursor: MYYQLWNLFLSEDKYSYWKEKVKLLPKFDHFTWQKIIDFLSLAEQNFFLTTQLEKIDSIEAFLLLAKENGYKLTQEALAWFVITRKQIWDLLDTAQKIPSLKEQLLAAKNPQQFIKIAAEHRFHFSVEELAWLLTEVKCSPEFVSLNNSVGEILTASNYGRIEIGYWIWLAEDWGIVPPFCHLHKSDNLVSENIRNPFFLDRCFLPKSYFTQRLMSMV, encoded by the coding sequence ATGTATTATCAACTCTGGAATTTATTCTTGAGTGAGGATAAGTATTCCTATTGGAAGGAGAAAGTCAAATTACTGCCAAAGTTTGACCATTTTACATGGCAGAAAATTATTGATTTTTTATCACTAGCAGAGCAGAATTTTTTCCTAACCACTCAACTAGAAAAAATCGATAGCATTGAAGCATTTTTGCTCTTAGCTAAGGAAAATGGTTACAAATTGACTCAAGAAGCACTGGCGTGGTTTGTGATCACTAGAAAACAAATTTGGGATTTATTGGATACTGCACAGAAAATCCCATCTTTAAAAGAACAATTACTAGCTGCTAAAAATCCACAACAGTTTATTAAAATAGCAGCCGAACATCGGTTTCATTTTTCTGTTGAAGAATTGGCATGGCTATTAACTGAAGTTAAATGTTCGCCAGAATTCGTATCTCTCAATAATAGTGTGGGAGAAATTCTCACAGCCTCAAATTACGGCAGAATCGAAATAGGATACTGGATTTGGTTAGCAGAAGATTGGGGAATTGTGCCACCATTCTGTCATTTGCATAAATCTGATAATCTTGTCAGTGAAAATATCCGCAATCCATTTTTCCTGGATCGCTGCTTTTTACCTAAGAGCTACTTTACTCAAAGGTTGATGAGTATGGTGTGA
- a CDS encoding AAA-like domain-containing protein, producing MQLAACIGNQFNLEVLAAVNDNSEVITANHLWSALQAGLILPLSSNYKIPLVFEEKESNIFKVSNVKINYKFLHDRVQQAAYSLIPETRRKTTHLRIGQLLLKNTSPETQKDNIFALVNQLNFGIDLLQTQIEKYELAQLNLLAGQKAKSATAYDAAVKYLNIGLQLLNADSWISKYTLTLSLYLETAEAEYININLDQALFLCNLAIKKISHLLDAVKFHQLKIKIYLAKNQVDIVLDIGQQLLEMLGVTLVKSPPAIDIEQLSRLSLMTDQYKLAAMEILMLLWPPACFAESSITIPILHTMIELSRQYGNSPPCIFAYAAYGQLMAWSVPDINLGYQMGKLALQLLDQLNAKKYKSQSLLTVAISLTHHKEHIQATVNPIYEAIESGLEVGDIEYACHAANFYCAHIFFAAQHLDTVAQTQTEYIEFVSKFEQNHQLRLIKTCAQLVENLRNSSVAKTQLTGDILDEEEFINYVKSTKNTLPLFDIYAYKVLLCYLFEKYDDCLQFVELTLQYSLFMQTSVLFRYNNWFYSLALLAKEQKKYEREKYIKQVEKNQEIMKYWAENAPMNHLHKYQLVEAEKARVLEKTLSAMELYDLAIAGAKDNGYLQDEALAYELAAKFYLALGRQEIARTYMTKAHYSYICWGAIAKVKDLEAKYSQIILVSQKESTLAKNQISNSSTTSSSSQLLDVTTIIKASQTLASEIILNNLLEKLMNIVIENAGAQTGFLILKQQEQLVIQAKGVVDNSKVVVYESFLAETSQQLPHSLINYVVRTREDVILTDAVHEGIFTTDTYVLQNQPKSVLCTPIIHQGELFGLLYLENNLAVGAFTTERLEVLKILSSQAAISIQNAQLYHNLKQEIQERQQAEEALRESEKKLTQILEAVPVGIFVVDPQGEADYANQTARKILAKGNVDQSPNTELSEIFQVYLQGTAKHYPMEKQPIMRALHGESIVIDDLKMELVNKVIPLEVLATPIFDNKGEIIYAIAAFQDITQRQQAEAERAKFTQELAQKNTALQQATEQLAESNRNLEAKVQERTKELSQTLEILKATQAELVIENALLRSTEQTLAYEYQVGGSLPIDAPTYVVRQADRHLYKALKQGEFCYIFNARQMGKSSLRVQIMKRLQAENFACAAMDISEIGNQQLTLEQWYAGFIYMLASSLNILAQVNIRTWWREHELLSPVQHLSKFIDEIVLENIQQNIVIFIDEIDSLLNLNFAIDDFFILLRSFYNKRADLPKYQRLTFVLLGVAHPSQLILDKKRTPFNIGQAIQLNGFQLHEAQPLLQGLTERVGNAQNVLKEVLAWTGGQPFLTQKLCKLIRNSSISIPQGSEASWIENLVQTQVIENWEAQDEPEHLKTIRDRLLNIESQTLARLTLYREIWHQGKIVAVDNLEERELLLSGLVVKQQGNLRIHNRIYQFVFNADWIEQMVCKYTKKSNC from the coding sequence TTGCAGTTAGCAGCTTGTATTGGTAATCAATTTAATTTAGAAGTTTTAGCAGCTGTCAATGACAATTCAGAGGTGATCACAGCTAATCATTTATGGAGTGCTTTGCAGGCAGGTTTGATTCTGCCTTTATCTTCCAATTATAAAATTCCATTGGTCTTTGAAGAAAAAGAATCAAATATCTTCAAAGTTAGTAATGTCAAAATTAATTATAAATTCTTACATGACCGAGTACAACAAGCTGCTTATTCTCTAATTCCTGAAACCCGAAGAAAAACAACTCATTTAAGAATCGGACAACTACTCCTCAAGAATACTTCACCAGAAACCCAAAAAGATAATATATTTGCTCTAGTCAATCAATTGAATTTTGGGATTGATTTACTACAAACACAAATCGAAAAATATGAACTAGCGCAACTAAATCTCCTGGCTGGACAAAAAGCTAAATCTGCTACAGCTTACGACGCGGCTGTGAAATACTTAAATATCGGTTTACAACTGCTAAATGCTGATAGTTGGATAAGTAAATATACTTTAACTTTAAGTTTATATCTAGAAACAGCAGAGGCAGAATACATCAATATTAATTTAGACCAAGCCTTATTTTTATGCAATCTAGCCATCAAAAAAATTAGTCATCTGCTTGATGCAGTCAAATTTCATCAACTAAAAATTAAAATTTATTTAGCTAAAAATCAAGTCGATATTGTTTTAGATATTGGTCAACAACTTTTAGAAATGCTGGGTGTTACTTTAGTAAAATCACCGCCAGCAATTGATATTGAGCAGTTATCGCGTCTGTCACTGATGACTGATCAATATAAATTAGCAGCAATGGAAATTTTAATGTTGCTTTGGCCTCCTGCTTGTTTTGCCGAAAGCAGCATCACAATTCCCATTCTGCACACAATGATTGAGCTTTCGAGACAATACGGTAATTCACCTCCATGTATATTTGCTTATGCTGCTTATGGTCAGTTGATGGCTTGGTCAGTACCAGATATTAATTTAGGCTATCAGATGGGCAAGTTAGCTCTGCAACTATTAGATCAATTAAACGCTAAAAAATATAAATCTCAATCTCTGTTAACAGTTGCCATTAGTCTGACTCATCATAAAGAGCATATTCAAGCAACAGTAAATCCTATTTATGAAGCAATTGAAAGTGGTTTAGAAGTTGGAGATATTGAATATGCTTGCCATGCAGCTAACTTTTATTGCGCTCATATCTTTTTTGCCGCTCAACATTTAGATACTGTTGCCCAAACTCAAACTGAATATATAGAGTTTGTTAGCAAATTTGAACAAAATCATCAACTAAGACTTATTAAAACCTGCGCTCAGTTGGTAGAAAATTTACGCAATTCATCCGTAGCGAAAACTCAATTAACTGGTGATATTTTAGACGAGGAAGAATTTATTAATTATGTAAAATCTACTAAAAATACTTTACCACTATTTGATATTTATGCTTATAAAGTATTGCTTTGTTATTTATTTGAAAAATATGACGATTGTTTGCAGTTTGTAGAATTGACATTGCAATATAGTCTATTCATGCAAACAAGTGTGTTATTTAGATATAATAACTGGTTTTATTCTTTAGCCTTATTAGCTAAAGAGCAGAAAAAGTATGAGCGAGAAAAATACATTAAACAAGTAGAGAAAAATCAGGAAATAATGAAATATTGGGCAGAAAATGCCCCGATGAATCATCTACATAAATATCAATTAGTAGAGGCAGAAAAAGCTAGAGTTTTGGAAAAAACATTGTCAGCAATGGAACTTTATGATTTAGCTATTGCTGGGGCTAAAGATAATGGATATCTTCAAGATGAAGCACTCGCTTATGAATTGGCAGCCAAGTTTTATTTAGCGTTGGGAAGACAAGAAATTGCCCGGACTTATATGACTAAAGCCCACTATAGTTATATCTGCTGGGGTGCAATTGCTAAGGTTAAAGATTTAGAAGCAAAATATTCACAGATAATCCTTGTTTCCCAAAAAGAATCAACATTAGCTAAAAATCAGATTTCTAATTCTTCTACTACTAGTAGTAGTTCACAATTATTAGATGTTACAACAATTATTAAAGCTTCTCAAACACTTGCTAGTGAAATTATTTTAAATAATTTACTAGAAAAGTTAATGAATATTGTAATTGAGAATGCTGGCGCTCAAACTGGTTTTTTAATTTTAAAACAGCAAGAACAGCTAGTGATTCAAGCTAAGGGTGTTGTAGATAATTCCAAGGTAGTAGTGTATGAATCTTTCCTGGCAGAAACTAGTCAACAGTTACCTCATTCTTTAATTAATTATGTAGTGAGAACTAGAGAGGATGTGATTTTAACTGATGCAGTTCATGAAGGAATATTTACTACAGATACTTATGTACTACAAAACCAACCTAAATCTGTGTTATGCACACCGATTATTCATCAAGGTGAGCTTTTTGGTTTATTGTATTTGGAAAATAATTTGGCTGTTGGTGCTTTCACCACTGAAAGATTAGAAGTATTGAAAATTTTATCTTCTCAAGCGGCAATTTCGATTCAAAATGCTCAACTTTATCACAATCTCAAGCAAGAAATTCAAGAGCGTCAACAAGCAGAAGAAGCATTGCGGGAGAGTGAGAAAAAGTTAACACAGATTCTGGAAGCTGTTCCAGTGGGTATATTTGTGGTTGATCCCCAAGGAGAAGCTGATTATGCAAATCAAACTGCACGGAAAATTTTAGCTAAGGGGAATGTTGATCAATCTCCAAATACGGAATTAAGTGAGATATTTCAAGTTTATCTCCAAGGTACAGCCAAACATTATCCGATGGAGAAGCAGCCAATTATGAGAGCTTTGCATGGTGAAAGTATTGTGATTGATGATCTGAAAATGGAGCTGGTGAATAAGGTGATTCCTTTGGAGGTGTTAGCAACACCGATTTTTGATAATAAAGGTGAAATTATTTATGCGATCGCAGCTTTTCAAGATATCACACAACGCCAGCAGGCAGAAGCCGAGCGAGCTAAATTCACGCAAGAACTGGCTCAAAAAAATACAGCTTTGCAACAAGCCACAGAGCAATTAGCAGAGTCTAACCGCAACTTAGAAGCTAAAGTGCAGGAGCGCACTAAGGAGTTAAGTCAAACTTTAGAGATTCTCAAAGCTACCCAAGCTGAATTAGTGATTGAAAATGCTTTACTAAGAAGTACAGAACAAACTCTCGCTTATGAATATCAAGTAGGTGGAAGTTTACCCATAGATGCGCCGACTTATGTTGTCCGCCAAGCCGATAGACATCTTTACAAAGCTTTGAAACAAGGAGAGTTTTGTTACATTTTCAATGCTCGACAGATGGGTAAGTCGAGCTTGCGAGTACAAATTATGAAAAGACTACAAGCAGAGAATTTTGCTTGTGCAGCTATGGATATTTCCGAAATTGGAAATCAGCAGCTAACTTTGGAGCAGTGGTATGCGGGTTTTATCTATATGTTAGCCAGCAGTTTAAATATTTTAGCTCAGGTGAATATTCGCACTTGGTGGCGGGAACATGAATTATTATCACCAGTGCAACATTTGAGTAAGTTTATCGATGAAATAGTATTAGAAAATATTCAGCAAAACATAGTGATTTTTATCGATGAAATTGATAGTCTGCTCAACTTGAATTTTGCAATTGATGACTTCTTTATCCTACTGCGAAGTTTTTATAATAAACGAGCTGATCTGCCAAAATATCAACGGCTCACTTTTGTGTTGTTAGGAGTAGCACATCCTTCGCAATTAATTCTCGATAAGAAACGCACTCCTTTTAACATTGGCCAAGCTATTCAATTGAATGGTTTTCAATTGCATGAAGCTCAACCTTTACTACAAGGATTAACAGAACGAGTGGGTAATGCTCAGAATGTTCTGAAAGAAGTATTAGCTTGGACGGGTGGACAACCTTTTCTCACCCAAAAACTCTGTAAACTCATTCGTAATTCCTCAATCAGTATTCCTCAAGGTAGTGAAGCTAGTTGGATAGAAAACTTAGTCCAAACACAAGTGATTGAGAATTGGGAGGCTCAAGACGAACCTGAGCATTTAAAAACTATCCGCGATCGCCTGCTTAATATTGAATCACAAACTCTTGCCCGATTAACGTTATATCGAGAAATTTGGCATCAAGGAAAAATTGTTGCTGTTGATAACCTGGAAGAAAGAGAACTGCTTTTATCAGGTTTAGTAGTCAAGCAGCAAGGAAATCTCCGAATTCATAACCGGATTTATCAATTTGTTTTTAATGCTGATTGGATAGAGCAAATGGTGTGTAAATATACAAAAAAATCTAACTGTTGA
- a CDS encoding ABC transporter ATP-binding protein, which translates to MVNNQSPPLPLLAASGLCKSFGGIKAVNEAQIEVLKGSITGLIGPNGAGKTTLFNLLSNFIRPDKGRVIFDGEQIQQLQPYQIAQQGLVRTFQVARTLSRLSVLENMLLAAQKQTGESFWQVQLQPHIVAKEEKELQERAMFLLESVGLAHKAQDYAGGLSGGQRKLLEMGRALMTNPKLILLDEPAAGVNPRLIDDICDRIVNWNRQEGLTFLIIEHNMDVIMSLCDRVWVLAEGQNLADGTPNEIQSNPQVLEAYLGK; encoded by the coding sequence TTGGTAAATAACCAATCACCGCCACTTCCCTTATTAGCAGCCTCTGGACTTTGCAAAAGCTTTGGCGGTATCAAAGCAGTCAATGAGGCACAAATTGAAGTTCTCAAAGGTAGCATTACTGGGTTGATTGGCCCCAATGGTGCGGGTAAAACCACTTTGTTTAACTTACTCTCCAACTTCATTCGCCCCGATAAAGGAAGAGTCATTTTTGATGGCGAACAAATTCAGCAGTTGCAACCATATCAAATCGCCCAGCAAGGACTAGTGCGGACTTTCCAAGTAGCGCGGACTCTCTCGCGGCTGTCGGTGTTAGAAAATATGCTATTGGCGGCGCAGAAGCAAACAGGTGAAAGTTTTTGGCAAGTGCAACTCCAACCCCACATAGTTGCTAAAGAAGAAAAGGAATTACAAGAAAGGGCAATGTTTTTGTTAGAGTCTGTGGGGTTGGCGCATAAAGCCCAAGACTACGCCGGAGGTTTGTCTGGTGGACAACGCAAGCTATTAGAAATGGGTAGGGCGTTGATGACGAATCCCAAGTTAATTTTGTTGGATGAACCAGCAGCTGGGGTGAATCCGAGGTTAATTGATGATATATGCGATCGCATTGTCAACTGGAACCGCCAAGAAGGTCTGACGTTTTTGATTATTGAACACAACATGGATGTAATTATGTCCTTGTGCGATCGTGTTTGGGTATTGGCTGAAGGGCAGAATTTAGCTGATGGAACTCCCAACGAAATTCAATCTAACCCCCAAGTTTTAGAAGCATATTTAGGTAAATAA
- a CDS encoding glucose-6-phosphate isomerase: MDAIALWQRYQDWLYFHEGLGLYVDVSRMRFDDAFVESLRPKFDKAFANMAELEKGAIANPDENRMVGHYWLRNPDLAPTPELTQEIVQTLEQIEAFAEKIQTGAIHPPKANRFTDIISIGIGGSALGPEFVAEALTADFPPLKIHFIDNTDPDGIDRILNQLRNNLASTLVLVISKSGGTPEPRNGMIEVKKAYAGHNLDFAQYAVAITSPGSNLDKVAQSEGWLATFPMYDWVGGRTSEMSTVGLVPAALQGIDIRAILDGAKEMDDATRVADIKKNPAALLALSWYYAGNGKGEKDMVVLPYKDSLALFSRYLQQLVMESLGKEKDLDGNIVHQGIAVYGNKGSTDQHAYVQQLRDGVPNFFATLIEVLEDRQGQSPEIDPGVTSGDYLSGFLQGTREALYENQRDSITITIPQVNARTVGALIALYDRAVGFYGNLVNINAYHQPGVEAGKKAAAAILDLQTKVVTVLQSEKTPLSLSEIAEKVGATEEIEAIYKILRHLHANQRGVVLQGDFAQPNSLKASVS, encoded by the coding sequence ATGGATGCAATAGCACTTTGGCAAAGATACCAAGATTGGTTATATTTCCACGAGGGATTGGGACTATACGTAGATGTAAGCCGGATGCGTTTTGATGATGCTTTCGTGGAGTCATTGCGTCCGAAATTTGACAAAGCATTTGCTAATATGGCGGAATTGGAAAAGGGTGCGATCGCCAATCCCGACGAAAACCGCATGGTTGGACATTACTGGCTGCGAAACCCTGATTTAGCACCCACGCCAGAACTCACCCAAGAAATTGTCCAAACACTCGAACAAATTGAAGCCTTCGCCGAAAAAATCCAAACCGGCGCAATTCATCCGCCGAAAGCTAATCGCTTCACTGATATCATCTCCATTGGTATTGGTGGTTCTGCACTCGGCCCCGAATTTGTCGCAGAAGCCCTCACCGCCGATTTTCCTCCCCTCAAAATTCACTTTATTGACAATACCGATCCCGATGGTATTGACCGCATTCTTAACCAATTACGCAATAACCTTGCCAGCACCTTAGTTTTGGTCATCTCCAAATCAGGCGGTACACCAGAACCCCGCAACGGCATGATTGAAGTTAAAAAAGCCTACGCTGGCCACAATCTCGATTTTGCTCAATATGCTGTAGCCATTACCAGTCCTGGCAGTAACTTAGATAAAGTTGCCCAGTCAGAAGGTTGGTTAGCCACATTCCCCATGTACGATTGGGTGGGAGGTCGTACCTCCGAAATGTCTACAGTGGGTTTAGTACCAGCAGCACTGCAAGGCATTGATATACGTGCCATACTCGATGGTGCTAAAGAAATGGATGATGCCACCCGCGTTGCTGATATCAAAAAGAATCCAGCAGCTTTGTTGGCATTATCTTGGTACTACGCTGGCAATGGTAAAGGCGAAAAAGACATGGTTGTTCTGCCTTACAAAGACAGCTTGGCACTGTTCAGCCGCTATTTACAGCAGCTAGTCATGGAATCTTTGGGTAAAGAAAAAGACTTAGACGGTAATATTGTCCATCAAGGTATTGCCGTTTACGGTAACAAAGGTTCCACAGACCAACACGCTTACGTCCAACAATTGCGTGATGGTGTACCAAACTTCTTTGCTACTTTGATTGAAGTTTTGGAAGACCGTCAAGGTCAATCCCCAGAAATAGATCCTGGCGTGACATCTGGCGATTATCTCTCCGGTTTCCTCCAAGGAACACGGGAAGCCCTTTATGAAAATCAGCGCGATTCAATTACTATAACGATTCCTCAAGTTAATGCCCGCACAGTCGGCGCTTTAATTGCCTTGTATGACCGTGCCGTTGGTTTTTATGGCAACTTAGTAAACATTAACGCTTATCACCAACCAGGAGTAGAAGCAGGTAAAAAAGCCGCCGCTGCTATTCTGGATTTGCAAACTAAAGTAGTTACTGTTTTGCAAAGTGAAAAAACACCCCTTTCCTTGTCAGAAATTGCCGAGAAAGTGGGTGCTACAGAAGAAATAGAAGCAATTTACAAAATTCTGCGTCACTTACACGCCAATCAACGGGGTGTAGTGTTGCAAGGTGATTTTGCTCAACCAAATAGCTTGAAAGCTTCTGTTAGCTAA
- a CDS encoding ATP-binding protein, which translates to MDYLPDFFLEKPTISNPNLLEGTLAYIAPEQTGRMNRAIDYRSDFYSLGVTLYEMLTGTLPFTNHDPLELVHCHIAKQPIPPKEYQQIPQAVSDIVMKLLAKNAEDRYQSPEGLKFDLETCLRQLQTSGDIKDFTPGQRDRGNQLLIPQKLYGRETEVSTLMDAFWRVSQGATEMMLVSGYSGIGKTSIVNEVHKPIVAARGYFIAGKFDQFKQDIPYAAFIQAFQELVRQLLTENEQQIAIWKQKLLGAFGANGKVLIDVIPEVELIVGSQPDVPKLGTTETENRFNRVFQQFVNVFCQPEHPLVIFLDDLQWVDSASLKLIKLLITDDSSRYLFLIGAYRNNEVSPTHRLIQTLQKIRQTNTVVHTITVEPLLFTHVQQLIEDTLNQGSITNKVALLAELIF; encoded by the coding sequence TTGGATTATCTTCCCGACTTTTTTTTAGAAAAACCAACTATCAGCAACCCTAACTTATTAGAAGGTACTTTAGCCTACATAGCACCAGAACAAACAGGAAGGATGAATCGCGCGATTGATTATCGTAGTGATTTTTATTCTTTGGGTGTGACTTTATATGAAATGCTGACAGGAACATTACCATTTACAAATCATGATCCACTAGAGTTAGTTCACTGTCACATAGCGAAACAACCTATACCACCCAAGGAATACCAGCAAATTCCTCAAGCTGTTTCGGATATTGTGATGAAACTGTTAGCGAAAAATGCTGAGGATAGATATCAAAGTCCAGAGGGGTTAAAATTTGATTTAGAAACTTGTCTCAGACAGTTGCAAACAAGTGGAGACATTAAAGATTTTACTCCTGGTCAGCGCGATCGCGGTAATCAGTTGTTAATTCCGCAAAAGCTTTACGGTAGAGAAACAGAAGTTAGCACCTTGATGGATGCTTTCTGGCGAGTTAGCCAAGGCGCAACAGAAATGATGCTAGTTTCTGGTTATTCAGGTATTGGTAAAACATCAATTGTCAATGAAGTTCACAAACCTATTGTCGCAGCCAGAGGATATTTTATTGCAGGTAAATTTGATCAGTTTAAACAAGATATTCCTTATGCAGCTTTCATTCAAGCTTTTCAAGAATTAGTTCGTCAACTATTAACAGAAAATGAACAGCAAATAGCCATTTGGAAACAGAAATTATTAGGTGCTTTCGGTGCTAATGGTAAAGTGCTGATTGATGTGATTCCGGAAGTAGAATTAATTGTTGGTTCACAGCCAGATGTTCCTAAACTGGGTACAACTGAAACCGAAAATCGATTTAACCGCGTTTTTCAACAATTTGTCAATGTTTTTTGTCAACCAGAACATCCATTAGTCATTTTTTTAGATGATTTACAATGGGTAGATTCAGCATCATTAAAATTAATTAAACTGTTGATTACAGATGACAGTAGCCGATATTTATTTTTAATCGGTGCATACCGCAATAACGAAGTTAGCCCGACTCATAGATTAATCCAAACGCTACAAAAAATCCGTCAGACAAACACTGTGGTGCATACCATCACTGTAGAGCCTCTATTATTTACTCATGTCCAACAACTCATAGAAGATACATTAAATCAAGGGAGCATAACTAACAAAGTTGCGTTATTAGCGGAGTTAATTTTTTAA